The proteins below come from a single Perca flavescens isolate YP-PL-M2 chromosome 8, PFLA_1.0, whole genome shotgun sequence genomic window:
- the LOC114560772 gene encoding perforin-1-like isoform X1, with protein sequence MVTTTPPVVDRRASCEAMASSCPLLLLVLCSLTVAEAQLKVFNMRASNLPSTILGTTDSYVKGFCGSATLGKTSVRNNNPNPWWEEVFTHFKAEENNILRLEVHDSDFIFDDLLGVCQRQIKLGTHEHDCFLEKGGTLHYTYTLG encoded by the coding sequence CCTCCTGTGAAGCCATGGCCTCCAGTTGTCCCCTCCTGTTGTTGGTTCTGTGCAGTCTGACTGTGGCTGAAGCCCAGCTAAAGGTGTTTAACATGCGGGCAAGCAATCTTCCCTCCACAATCCTGGGAACCACAGACAGCTATGTCAAGGGTTTCTGCGGCTCCGCCACTCTGGGTAAAACGTCTGTTCGCAACAACAACCCAAACCCCTGGTGGGAAGAGGTGTTCACCCACTTCAAGGCAGAGGAGAATAACATACTGAGGCTTGAGGTTCATGACAGTGATTTTATCTTCGATGACCTGCTGGGAGTCTGCCAGCGTCAGATCAAGCTGGGAACCCATGAGCATGACTGCTTCCTGGAGAAAGGTGGCACGCTCCATTATACCTACACCCTCGGCTGA
- the LOC114560772 gene encoding perforin-1-like isoform X2, translating into MASSCPLLLLVLCSLTVAEAQLKVFNMRASNLPSTILGTTDSYVKGFCGSATLGKTSVRNNNPNPWWEEVFTHFKAEENNILRLEVHDSDFIFDDLLGVCQRQIKLGTHEHDCFLEKGGTLHYTYTLG; encoded by the coding sequence ATGGCCTCCAGTTGTCCCCTCCTGTTGTTGGTTCTGTGCAGTCTGACTGTGGCTGAAGCCCAGCTAAAGGTGTTTAACATGCGGGCAAGCAATCTTCCCTCCACAATCCTGGGAACCACAGACAGCTATGTCAAGGGTTTCTGCGGCTCCGCCACTCTGGGTAAAACGTCTGTTCGCAACAACAACCCAAACCCCTGGTGGGAAGAGGTGTTCACCCACTTCAAGGCAGAGGAGAATAACATACTGAGGCTTGAGGTTCATGACAGTGATTTTATCTTCGATGACCTGCTGGGAGTCTGCCAGCGTCAGATCAAGCTGGGAACCCATGAGCATGACTGCTTCCTGGAGAAAGGTGGCACGCTCCATTATACCTACACCCTCGGCTGA